AGCGCCAAATCGGTCACGCATTTTGCCCGCCGCGCTTACACCGCACAGGATGTTCAGGACGCCTTTGGCGAGAGCTTTGCGCGCTTTGCCTCGGCGCGGCCGCGGCCTGCCTATGTGGAAATTCCGCTGGATGTGCTGAGCCAGCCGGCGGGCAGCAAGGGCTGGTTTGCGGCGGGCCTGCCGTCTTATCCGCAGGCTTTGGAAACGCAGGTTCAGGCTGCAATCAAGAAGCTGAATGGTGCAAAGAAGCCCTGCATCGTGCTGGGTGGTGGCGCGCAGGCGGCCGGTGCATCAGCTTTGAAGATTGCAGAATTGTTGAATGCTCCAATCATCACCACAGTGGCGGGCAAGGGCGTGGTGCCGGCATCACACCCACTGGTCTGGGGCGCGATGCTGCAGCTTGAAGCCAGCCGCGATTTGCTGACGCAAAGCGATTGCATCCTTGCCGTGGGCACAGAACTTTCGGAAACGGATTTCTGGGTGCTGGATTTCGCCATCGAGAAAAACCTCATCCGCATCGATATTGACCCCGCCTCGCTCGGGCGGCCGCATAGTGCGGAGATTGCCATTCTGGCCGATGCCACTTCCACGCTGGCGCGAATTTCAGCGGGCGTGACGCAGCAGAAGAATGTAGCCGCGAAACCGCCTGCCACCGAGAATTCGGAACTGCGGCAGATGATGACCAAGTTGCTGGACGTGATCCGCGAGGCACTGCCGGAAAACACGGTCGTGGTGTCTGACATGACGCAGATCGCCTATGCCGGAAATGAGGTGTTTCCGGTTTCACAGCCGCGCTCATGGATTCAT
This genomic interval from Aestuariivirga litoralis contains the following:
- a CDS encoding 5-guanidino-2-oxopentanoate decarboxylase, giving the protein MTTRAELSIGEALVGLLEAYGVDTIFGIPGVHNIEMYRALPRSKINHILPRHEQGAGFMADGYARATGKPGVCFTISGPGVTNILTPMGQAWSDSSNVLVVSTALDVVSAAQGRGRLHEMISQLDSAKSVTHFARRAYTAQDVQDAFGESFARFASARPRPAYVEIPLDVLSQPAGSKGWFAAGLPSYPQALETQVQAAIKKLNGAKKPCIVLGGGAQAAGASALKIAELLNAPIITTVAGKGVVPASHPLVWGAMLQLEASRDLLTQSDCILAVGTELSETDFWVLDFAIEKNLIRIDIDPASLGRPHSAEIAILADATSTLARISAGVTQQKNVAAKPPATENSELRQMMTKLLDVIREALPENTVVVSDMTQIAYAGNEVFPVSQPRSWIHPSGFGTLGFALPTAIGAKFGVPHKPVVALAGDYGLQYTLNELGTAVEHKQSLPILLWNNDALGQIRDNMVGAGIQPNAVTLKNPDFMALAKAYGAWAERPENLAALAIAIKAALKADGPTIIEMTPRMFA